One window of the bacterium genome contains the following:
- a CDS encoding 2-isopropylmalate synthase, giving the protein MSTESNKRIVIFDTTLRDGEQSPGASLNVKEKVQIAIQLERLGVDVIEAGFPVSSPVQFEAVEACSAEIKNTVVCGLARTLEKDITSAYNALKHAAHPRIHTFVATSPIHMEHKLHKTKDEVFKMAVEAVRLARSYMENVEFSAEDAFRSDMGFLREVVSATIEAGAGTINIPDTVGYAIPSEFGTFIRDIITGVPNIGQAIISVHCHNDLGLAVANSVMAVRNGARQVEVAVNGLGERAGNASLEEFVMSVNVRRDFLDFEMGVNTKEIYRTSQLVSNLTGIRVQPNKAIVGANAFAHESGIHVDGLLKSRSTYEIMTPESIGLTDMKIILGRHSGKHGFKKRLDDLGYTLSEKELNAAFERFLIVADKKKEVFDEDIAVIVEDEVHGVPEYYRLEYFHITSGSSTIPTSTVRLRIGGETRQQSAWGDGPVDATYKAINAIVDFPIRLGEYSLRAVTEGTEAIGEVSLKMMVNDNLVIIGRGASTDILEASAKAYVDGLNKIRFRNENLNAGNNRANGEK; this is encoded by the coding sequence CGTTGAACGTAAAAGAAAAAGTACAGATTGCGATACAGCTCGAACGTCTCGGTGTGGATGTTATAGAAGCGGGATTTCCCGTATCGTCGCCGGTTCAGTTCGAGGCGGTCGAGGCGTGCAGCGCAGAGATTAAAAATACAGTCGTATGCGGTCTCGCACGTACGCTCGAAAAGGACATTACGAGCGCTTATAACGCCCTGAAACATGCGGCGCATCCGCGGATTCACACGTTTGTCGCCACCTCGCCTATACACATGGAGCATAAGCTCCATAAAACGAAGGATGAGGTGTTCAAGATGGCCGTGGAAGCGGTCAGGCTGGCCCGGAGTTATATGGAAAACGTCGAGTTCAGCGCAGAGGATGCGTTCCGGAGCGATATGGGATTCCTCAGGGAGGTTGTGAGCGCGACCATCGAAGCCGGAGCCGGTACCATCAATATCCCCGATACGGTCGGATATGCGATACCGTCCGAGTTCGGTACATTCATCCGTGATATCATCACGGGCGTACCCAATATCGGCCAGGCGATTATCAGCGTTCACTGCCATAACGATCTCGGTCTCGCGGTGGCGAATTCTGTCATGGCGGTACGAAACGGCGCCCGTCAGGTCGAGGTCGCGGTGAACGGCCTCGGAGAACGTGCCGGGAACGCATCGCTCGAGGAATTCGTCATGTCGGTCAATGTCCGTCGCGATTTTCTCGATTTCGAGATGGGAGTCAACACAAAAGAGATTTACCGGACGAGCCAGCTCGTTTCAAATCTCACCGGCATACGGGTTCAGCCGAACAAGGCCATCGTAGGTGCCAATGCGTTTGCCCATGAATCCGGCATCCATGTGGACGGCCTCCTGAAATCACGATCAACGTACGAGATTATGACCCCGGAGTCGATCGGTCTCACCGACATGAAGATCATACTGGGGCGTCATTCCGGTAAACATGGTTTTAAAAAACGGCTCGATGACCTCGGCTATACGTTATCCGAAAAAGAACTCAATGCCGCGTTCGAACGCTTCCTCATTGTCGCGGACAAGAAAAAAGAGGTGTTCGACGAGGATATCGCGGTCATTGTCGAGGATGAAGTTCACGGCGTCCCCGAATATTACCGTCTCGAGTATTTCCATATAACGAGCGGGTCTTCGACTATTCCGACCTCGACGGTTCGTCTCAGGATCGGCGGTGAAACGAGGCAGCAGTCGGCATGGGGCGATGGTCCTGTGGATGCGACGTACAAAGCCATCAACGCGATTGTGGATTTTCCCATCAGGCTCGGTGAATATTCGCTTCGTGCGGTCACCGAAGGGACAGAGGCCATTGGCGAGGTTTCCCTCAAGATGATGGTGAACGATAATCTGGTCATTATCGGGAGAGGAGCCTCGACCGATATTCTGGAGGCATCGGCAAAAGCGTATGTGGACGGTCTGAACAAGATCAGATTCCGTAATGAAAACCTGAATGCCGGAAACAACAGGGCAAACGGAGAAAAATAA